A single window of Microbispora hainanensis DNA harbors:
- a CDS encoding response regulator transcription factor, protein MTRGCSSRPSSPPVSPTPRRRGDLLRSVEDRARAAGLDVTSVGNCPRSPLVAFGLSNGEIAEHLVISPPTAKTHVARAIAKLDVRDRVQLVILAYESGLVRPGG, encoded by the coding sequence TTGACGAGGGGATGCAGCTCGCGGCCCTCGTCGCCGCCGGTCTCGCCTACGCCGCGCCGCCGGGGCGACCTGCTGCGCTCGGTCGAGGATCGCGCCCGCGCCGCCGGGCTCGACGTCACGAGCGTGGGAAACTGTCCACGATCCCCGCTTGTCGCGTTCGGCCTGTCCAACGGCGAGATCGCCGAGCACCTGGTCATCAGCCCGCCGACCGCCAAGACCCATGTCGCCAGGGCCATCGCCAAGCTGGACGTCCGCGACCGGGTGCAGCTCGTCATCCTGGCCTACGAGAGCGGCCTGGTCCGGCCCGGCGGGTGA
- a CDS encoding PadR family transcriptional regulator codes for MQDVVLALLAKEPSHGYDLRQRLAAALGPLGDTLNAGQIYVTLTRLEKAGLVVQDREDAPVRGPRRKVYALTAAGQERVAAWMAESTGPRTDVTEFHLKLVAAAESGLADPVALVDARRRELMRSLAEAQRAALAHDTDSEAGLLLEGIALRLQADLRWLEACERTWSARRGEGGGNG; via the coding sequence GTGCAGGACGTGGTGCTGGCGCTGCTGGCCAAGGAGCCGTCGCACGGGTACGACCTGCGTCAACGGCTGGCGGCCGCGCTCGGACCGCTGGGAGACACGCTCAACGCGGGGCAGATCTATGTGACGCTCACGCGGCTGGAGAAGGCGGGCCTGGTCGTCCAGGACCGCGAGGACGCGCCGGTGCGCGGCCCGCGGCGCAAGGTGTACGCGCTGACCGCGGCCGGGCAGGAGCGGGTGGCCGCGTGGATGGCCGAGAGCACCGGGCCCAGAACGGACGTGACGGAGTTCCATCTGAAGCTGGTGGCCGCCGCGGAGTCGGGTCTGGCCGACCCGGTCGCGCTCGTGGACGCGCGGCGGCGGGAGCTGATGCGCAGCCTCGCCGAGGCCCAGCGCGCCGCCCTCGCTCACGACACGGATTCGGAGGCCGGGCTGCTTCTGGAGGGCATCGCGCTCCGATTGCAGGCCGACCTGCGCTGGTTGGAGGCGTGCGAGCGGACCTGGTCCGCCCGGCGCGGGGAGGGCGGAGGAAACGGATGA
- a CDS encoding ABC transporter ATP-binding protein — protein sequence MVWAVDGVDLDVPAGQTLAVTGPSGCGKSTLLQLLGGLDRPTEGEVWLGGMRIDHLSERALARLRRRSVGFVFQAYHLMYELSAAQNVELPALLAGASPRAARRRAEELLQQVGLAGRARHLPSELSGGQRQRVAVARALANDPLVVLADEPTGNLDSAATHDILRLFDELRAAGQTLVMVTHDERVAATADRVISMRDGTLADDTRLDGDGRGMRHSHQGTGSGGTGLGALLRWED from the coding sequence ATGGTGTGGGCCGTCGACGGGGTCGACCTCGATGTTCCCGCCGGGCAGACGCTCGCCGTGACCGGGCCCAGCGGCTGCGGCAAGTCCACGTTGCTCCAGCTCCTCGGCGGGCTCGACCGGCCCACCGAGGGCGAGGTGTGGCTGGGCGGCATGCGCATCGACCACCTGAGCGAACGGGCGCTGGCCCGGCTGCGGCGCCGATCGGTGGGGTTCGTCTTCCAGGCCTATCACCTGATGTACGAGCTGAGCGCGGCGCAGAACGTCGAGCTGCCCGCGCTGCTCGCCGGCGCCTCGCCGCGGGCCGCCCGCCGCCGCGCCGAGGAACTGCTGCAGCAGGTCGGGCTCGCCGGCCGCGCCCGGCATCTGCCGTCCGAGCTGTCCGGGGGGCAGCGGCAGCGGGTCGCCGTCGCCCGTGCCCTGGCCAACGATCCGCTGGTCGTCCTCGCAGACGAGCCCACCGGCAACCTCGACAGCGCCGCGACCCATGACATTCTCCGGCTCTTCGACGAGCTGCGCGCCGCCGGTCAGACCCTGGTCATGGTCACCCATGACGAGCGCGTCGCCGCCACCGCCGACCGCGTGATCTCCATGCGGGACGGGACGCTGGCGGACGACACCCGCCTGGACGGCGACGGCCGCGGCATGCGGCACAGCCACCAAGGCACGGGGTCAGGCGGCACGGGGCTCGGCGCGCTGCTGCGCTGGGAGGACTGA
- a CDS encoding FtsX-like permease family protein: MGHLLLTWRLILHDVRRHPIEALVFLVAVTLAIASLTLGLTARTALATAYLKTRAATAGPDITAITTDRDPSGLAGRLADTPGVAAQAEPIFAFDTMIRAHGRSARSSVEGRNGEPSALDRPLVTAGTWVRPGGAVIERGFAQALGVRVGDHVTIRGRGYPVVGIAISASTPVYPWSDWAQGPGPSDYGGRIWLTTADARAAAGHTAGVHLIHLKLTDPADPGRWSRTVFTDDRRGDSWVNTHNWQTVLRTDSVMIRNMQPALVVGGWLLAAAALVTLAALATARAARDTRRAALLKAVGAGPGTVTAILLAPHLLLTFLSTALGLAAGTLAAPHLIDPSAGLLDTAGPPDSVTVFAAVFLAVVVAVTGALGPAVRAARGSTVQNLADPAHTLTRRPRLNAVTAYLPTSLLLGVRLLARRPGRAVLASAGTAATTVMVTALLTFHAELDATPAVRRFGPLEVRTDQTGQVLLAVTFALVALSTLNTVLLSWGTAVQARRALTITRTLGTTPGQIVAAHCVTQLLPAVPGVAAGVPAGLGLYWFFATSVTPPGSWLLTAVLAILLAVAALTALPAWIHTREPAGRVLTMETA; the protein is encoded by the coding sequence ATGGGACACCTGCTGCTGACCTGGCGCCTGATCCTGCACGACGTGCGCCGCCACCCCATCGAGGCCCTCGTGTTCCTGGTCGCCGTCACCCTCGCCATCGCCTCCCTGACCCTGGGGCTGACGGCCCGCACCGCCCTGGCCACGGCGTACCTGAAGACCCGCGCGGCCACCGCCGGTCCCGACATCACCGCCATCACGACCGACAGGGACCCGTCCGGCCTGGCAGGGCGCCTCGCGGACACGCCCGGCGTGGCCGCGCAGGCCGAGCCGATCTTCGCGTTCGACACCATGATCCGGGCGCACGGCCGGAGCGCGCGCTCCTCGGTCGAGGGACGGAACGGCGAACCGTCCGCCCTGGACCGGCCGCTGGTGACCGCCGGCACCTGGGTGCGTCCCGGCGGCGCGGTGATCGAGCGCGGCTTCGCGCAGGCGCTCGGTGTGCGCGTCGGCGACCACGTCACCATCCGCGGACGCGGCTATCCGGTCGTCGGGATCGCGATCAGCGCGTCCACCCCCGTGTATCCGTGGAGCGACTGGGCCCAGGGGCCCGGGCCGTCCGACTACGGCGGCAGGATCTGGCTCACCACCGCCGACGCCCGCGCGGCGGCGGGCCACACCGCCGGTGTCCACCTGATCCATCTGAAGCTGACCGACCCCGCGGATCCCGGCCGGTGGAGCCGCACCGTGTTCACCGACGACCGCAGGGGCGACTCCTGGGTGAACACCCACAACTGGCAGACCGTCCTCCGCACGGACTCGGTCATGATCAGGAACATGCAGCCGGCCCTGGTCGTGGGCGGCTGGCTGCTCGCCGCGGCCGCGCTCGTCACCCTCGCCGCGCTCGCCACCGCACGCGCCGCCCGCGACACCCGGCGTGCCGCACTGCTCAAGGCCGTCGGCGCCGGCCCCGGCACGGTCACCGCCATCCTGCTGGCGCCGCACCTGCTGCTGACCTTCCTGTCCACCGCGCTCGGCCTCGCCGCCGGGACGCTGGCCGCGCCCCACCTGATCGATCCCAGCGCCGGGCTGCTCGACACCGCCGGGCCTCCGGACTCCGTCACCGTCTTCGCCGCGGTCTTCCTCGCCGTCGTGGTCGCCGTGACCGGTGCGCTCGGCCCCGCCGTACGCGCCGCCCGGGGCAGCACCGTCCAGAACCTGGCCGACCCGGCCCACACGCTCACGCGCCGTCCGCGCCTGAACGCCGTGACGGCCTACCTGCCCACCTCGCTGCTGCTCGGCGTACGGCTCCTGGCCCGCCGGCCCGGCCGCGCCGTCCTGGCCTCCGCCGGCACGGCCGCCACGACCGTCATGGTCACCGCGCTGCTCACCTTCCACGCCGAGCTCGACGCGACCCCCGCCGTCAGGCGGTTCGGCCCCCTCGAAGTGCGGACCGACCAGACCGGCCAGGTGCTGCTCGCCGTCACCTTCGCGCTGGTGGCGCTGTCCACGCTCAACACCGTGCTCCTCAGCTGGGGCACCGCCGTGCAGGCCCGGCGCGCCCTGACCATCACCCGTACGCTCGGCACCACCCCGGGCCAGATCGTCGCGGCGCACTGCGTCACGCAGCTCCTGCCCGCCGTGCCCGGGGTGGCGGCGGGCGTTCCGGCCGGGCTCGGCCTGTACTGGTTCTTCGCCACGTCGGTCACTCCCCCGGGGTCCTGGTTGCTGACCGCCGTGCTCGCCATCCTGCTGGCGGTCGCGGCGTTGACCGCGCTGCCCGCGTGGATCCACACCCGCGAGCCCGCGGGGCGCGTCCTCACCATGGAGACCGCGTGA
- a CDS encoding alpha/beta hydrolase family protein, translating into MTPEIPAANANVTFDSDGETLLGVLHLPAGPGPHPVVVLLHGFPGHERNFDLAQHLRRAGYAALVFHYRGSWGVGGSWSWTTSLEDAARVVAAVREPGFAAAHRLDPDRLALAGHSFGGFAALTTAAGDPGVRAVASVSAFDFGSVAAACREDAALRAAYVEGFGDDLLPLKGTSGAALVDEMIAAGEAWRLSSLTPKLADRPVLLIGTAGRDTITPAARHHDPVVAAYTAYPVPRLEHHVFDTDHALSDHRLELAETIRDFLDRHLGG; encoded by the coding sequence ATGACCCCCGAGATCCCGGCGGCCAACGCCAATGTGACGTTCGACAGCGACGGCGAGACCCTGCTGGGCGTCCTGCATCTCCCGGCCGGGCCGGGACCGCATCCGGTCGTCGTGCTGCTGCACGGCTTCCCCGGGCACGAGCGCAACTTCGACCTGGCCCAGCACCTGCGCCGTGCCGGATACGCCGCCCTCGTCTTCCACTACCGCGGGTCCTGGGGCGTCGGCGGGTCCTGGTCGTGGACCACCTCGCTTGAGGACGCCGCCCGCGTCGTGGCCGCCGTACGCGAGCCGGGTTTCGCCGCCGCGCACCGCCTCGATCCGGACCGGCTGGCACTGGCGGGGCACAGCTTCGGCGGCTTCGCCGCGCTGACGACCGCGGCGGGCGACCCGGGCGTCCGCGCCGTCGCGTCGGTGTCGGCGTTCGACTTCGGCTCCGTCGCGGCCGCCTGCCGGGAGGACGCGGCGCTGCGGGCGGCGTACGTCGAGGGGTTCGGCGACGACCTGCTTCCTCTGAAGGGCACCAGCGGCGCCGCGCTCGTGGACGAGATGATCGCGGCGGGCGAGGCGTGGCGCCTGTCCTCGCTCACCCCGAAGCTCGCGGACCGGCCGGTCCTGCTCATCGGCACGGCCGGGCGCGACACCATCACCCCCGCCGCGCGCCACCACGATCCCGTGGTGGCCGCCTACACCGCTTATCCCGTGCCGCGCCTGGAGCACCACGTGTTCGACACCGATCACGCCCTCTCCGACCACCGCCTCGAACTCGCCGAGACCATCCGCGATTTCCTCGACCGGCACCTCGGCGGCTGA
- a CDS encoding saccharopine dehydrogenase family protein, translated as MRVLLVGAGGVGTAITRIAARRSFFEHMVVADYDLSRAEAAVAALGEAGARFTARRVDAGDESAVAALLAEHRCDVLLNATDPRFVMPLFRTALSAGAHYLDMAMSLSRPHPERPYEACGVKLGDAQFEMAAEWEKAGRLALVGIGVEPGLSDVFARYAADELFDHIEEIGVRDGANLTVEGYDFAPSFSIWTTIEECLNPPVVYEAGRGWFTTPPFSEPEVFDFPEGIGPVECVNVEHEEVLLMPRWIDAERVTFKYGLGERFIDTLRTLHLVGLDRTEPVRVVAEGGAVVEVSPRDVVAACLPDPASLGDRMHGKTCAGTWVKGTKDGGPREVYLYHVVDNQWSMREYGSQAVVWQTAVNPVVALELMAGGVWSGAGVLGPEALPPRPFLDLLTAYGTPWGMREQQAA; from the coding sequence ATGCGTGTTCTGCTCGTCGGCGCCGGTGGCGTCGGTACGGCGATCACCCGGATCGCGGCCCGCCGGTCCTTCTTCGAGCACATGGTCGTCGCCGACTACGACCTGTCCCGTGCGGAGGCGGCCGTCGCCGCGCTGGGGGAGGCGGGCGCCCGGTTCACCGCCCGGCGGGTGGACGCGGGAGACGAGTCCGCGGTGGCGGCGCTGCTGGCCGAGCACCGCTGCGACGTCCTGCTCAACGCCACCGACCCGCGGTTCGTGATGCCGCTGTTCCGGACGGCGCTGTCTGCCGGGGCGCACTACCTCGACATGGCGATGTCGCTGTCACGGCCGCACCCGGAGCGTCCGTACGAGGCGTGCGGGGTCAAGCTGGGGGACGCCCAGTTCGAGATGGCGGCCGAATGGGAGAAGGCGGGCAGGCTGGCCCTGGTCGGCATCGGGGTGGAGCCGGGGCTGTCGGACGTCTTCGCCCGATACGCCGCCGACGAGCTGTTCGACCACATCGAGGAGATCGGCGTACGCGACGGCGCGAACCTCACCGTCGAGGGGTACGACTTCGCGCCCTCGTTCAGTATCTGGACCACCATCGAGGAGTGCCTCAACCCGCCGGTCGTCTACGAGGCAGGCCGGGGCTGGTTCACCACCCCGCCGTTCAGCGAGCCGGAGGTGTTCGACTTTCCCGAGGGCATCGGCCCGGTCGAGTGCGTCAACGTCGAGCACGAAGAGGTCCTGCTCATGCCCCGCTGGATCGACGCCGAGCGGGTGACCTTCAAATACGGCCTGGGCGAGCGGTTCATCGACACGCTGCGGACCCTTCATCTGGTGGGGCTCGACCGCACCGAGCCCGTCCGCGTCGTCGCCGAGGGCGGCGCCGTCGTCGAGGTGTCCCCGCGCGACGTGGTCGCCGCGTGCCTGCCCGACCCGGCGAGCCTGGGAGACCGCATGCACGGCAAGACGTGCGCCGGCACCTGGGTCAAGGGCACCAAGGACGGCGGCCCGCGCGAGGTCTACCTCTACCACGTGGTCGACAACCAGTGGTCCATGCGTGAGTACGGCTCCCAGGCGGTGGTGTGGCAGACCGCGGTCAACCCGGTCGTCGCCCTCGAACTGATGGCCGGCGGCGTCTGGTCCGGCGCCGGTGTCCTCGGCCCCGAAGCCCTGCCGCCCAGGCCGTTCCTCGACCTGCTCACGGCGTACGGCACCCCGTGGGGCATGCGGGAGCAGCAGGCGGCGTGA
- a CDS encoding TetR/AcrR family transcriptional regulator — MPKPVVSESARRRRRPTKNGVVLSEDLIVRTALRMLREHGSAGLSVRRLGVALGADPSTLYRYFAGIDDLTLAIGDMLIGRAMDGWQATGDWRADLRELGLRIHAAYLEHPQAAVLTASRISGKSHEIAADEAILGLLRGAGFPDRAAVRVYHAFIDMTLAFAALDAASLALPERARRADEEMWQATYARLSPATHPNIAAVAPLLVADMNDSAYPAALDMLLASAAHESHR, encoded by the coding sequence ATGCCCAAGCCGGTGGTTTCCGAGTCGGCGCGCCGGCGGCGCCGCCCGACGAAGAACGGAGTCGTCCTCTCCGAGGACCTGATCGTGCGCACCGCCCTGCGCATGCTGCGCGAGCACGGCTCCGCCGGACTGTCCGTACGGCGGCTCGGCGTCGCCCTGGGCGCCGACCCGAGCACGCTCTACCGCTACTTCGCCGGCATCGACGACCTGACCCTGGCCATCGGCGACATGCTCATCGGCCGGGCCATGGACGGCTGGCAGGCCACCGGCGACTGGCGCGCCGACCTTCGCGAGCTGGGCCTGCGCATCCACGCGGCCTACCTCGAACACCCCCAGGCCGCGGTGCTGACCGCCAGCCGCATCAGCGGCAAGTCGCACGAGATCGCGGCGGACGAGGCGATCCTCGGGCTGCTGCGCGGCGCCGGTTTCCCCGACCGTGCGGCGGTCCGGGTCTACCACGCGTTCATCGACATGACGCTGGCCTTCGCCGCGCTTGACGCGGCGTCCCTCGCGCTGCCGGAGCGGGCCCGCCGGGCGGACGAGGAGATGTGGCAGGCGACCTACGCCCGCCTGTCCCCCGCCACCCATCCCAACATCGCGGCGGTGGCGCCCCTGCTGGTGGCCGACATGAACGACAGCGCCTACCCCGCCGCGCTCGACATGCTGCTCGCCAGCGCCGCGCACGAGAGCCACAGATGA
- a CDS encoding sensor histidine kinase has protein sequence MNETLDRLEHTLEQQRRFCADASHELRTPITAIRVQLEDALLAAEDVDLRTLCEDVLPSVERLQAITTGLLTLTRFDAGVPNARHPVDLSELVALELKSHQGDRRVVLQVTPGVIVNGDRLQLRQLICNLIQNAQRYASSTVTVTLRRENGGPRFAKGVAELEILDDGAGIAIDHREMVFQRFARLDSARSRDAGGIGLGLPIARLIAERHDGTLTIADSAQGARFLVRLPLDSQVGG, from the coding sequence GTGAACGAGACGCTGGACCGGCTGGAGCACACGCTCGAACAGCAGCGGCGCTTCTGCGCCGACGCGTCCCACGAGCTCCGCACCCCGATCACCGCCATCCGCGTCCAGCTGGAGGACGCCCTCCTGGCGGCCGAGGACGTCGACCTGAGAACGCTGTGCGAGGACGTCCTGCCGAGCGTGGAGCGTCTCCAGGCGATCACCACCGGCCTGCTGACGCTCACCCGGTTCGACGCCGGCGTCCCGAACGCAAGGCACCCGGTCGATCTCTCCGAGCTCGTCGCCCTGGAGCTGAAGAGCCACCAGGGCGACAGGAGGGTCGTTCTCCAGGTGACGCCCGGAGTGATCGTCAACGGCGACCGGCTGCAGTTGCGGCAGCTGATCTGCAACCTGATCCAGAACGCCCAGCGCTACGCGTCGTCCACCGTCACGGTCACGCTCCGGCGAGAGAACGGCGGCCCGCGCTTCGCGAAGGGCGTCGCGGAGCTGGAGATCCTCGACGACGGCGCCGGGATCGCCATCGACCATCGCGAGATGGTGTTCCAGCGCTTCGCGCGGCTCGACAGCGCGCGCAGCAGGGACGCCGGGGGAATCGGCCTGGGCCTCCCCATCGCCCGGCTGATCGCCGAACGCCATGACGGCACGCTGACCATCGCGGACAGCGCGCAAGGCGCCCGTTTCCTGGTCCGCCTTCCCCTGGACTCCCAGGTCGGCGGCTGA